From the Desulfovibrionales bacterium genome, one window contains:
- a CDS encoding iron ABC transporter permease, whose amino-acid sequence MTYRHTKVFIALFLLFIGTFLLGLAFGGSNLSFSSVVTAIFQPEKDSIASTIVRQLRVPRFFLGVLVGAGLSVAGCVFQGLLRNPLAEPYTLGISGGAALGATLAIVFGLPGVLGRIALPLAAFLGAFLSLSLTYAVAARRRFSIPTLILGGVILSFLFSALVLLILSVADTDKVHGTIIWLMGDLSATETGMAGVAAFPIVGGIVIMILLAQQLNILTLGEEKATYLGLNTESLRKIFFLAASLITGACVAVSGLIGFVGLIVPHFLRRLLGPNHKILIPASALGGAIFLPLCDTIARTIIAPLELPVGVITGIAGGLVFISFILKTGSWEIF is encoded by the coding sequence ATGACTTATCGCCATACGAAGGTCTTTATAGCCCTCTTTCTTCTGTTTATAGGGACATTCTTGCTAGGCCTGGCCTTCGGCGGGAGTAACCTCTCGTTCTCCTCAGTAGTAACTGCTATCTTCCAGCCGGAAAAGGATAGTATCGCCTCTACCATTGTCCGGCAACTCCGCGTGCCCAGATTTTTCCTGGGCGTGCTGGTCGGGGCCGGACTCTCTGTAGCCGGTTGTGTATTTCAAGGACTTCTGCGTAATCCCCTGGCTGAGCCCTACACCCTGGGCATATCCGGCGGGGCCGCCCTGGGTGCGACCCTGGCCATTGTCTTTGGACTGCCGGGCGTCTTAGGCCGGATAGCCTTACCCTTAGCCGCCTTCTTGGGCGCCTTTCTTTCTCTCTCACTAACTTATGCGGTGGCCGCGCGGCGGCGTTTCTCCATCCCCACTCTTATCCTGGGTGGTGTAATCCTGAGCTTTCTTTTTTCCGCCCTCGTCCTCCTGATACTCTCCGTAGCCGATACCGATAAAGTCCACGGAACCATAATCTGGCTTATGGGCGATCTGTCCGCCACAGAGACCGGTATGGCCGGAGTTGCCGCCTTTCCCATAGTGGGCGGTATAGTGATAATGATACTCCTGGCCCAGCAGTTAAACATCCTCACCCTCGGCGAGGAAAAGGCCACCTATCTCGGCCTGAACACCGAGTCTCTGCGCAAGATATTCTTTCTGGCCGCTTCTCTAATCACCGGCGCTTGCGTAGCTGTCTCCGGACTGATCGGGTTTGTCGGCCTCATTGTGCCTCATTTCCTGCGCCGCCTGCTCGGACCAAATCATAAGATACTTATCCCGGCCTCGGCCCTGGGCGGGGCCATTTTTTTGCCCCTTTGTGATACTATCGCCCGGACCATTATAGCCCCGCTGGAATTGCCGGTAGGGGTAATTACCGGCATTGCCGGTGGGTTGGTATTTATCTCCTTTATTCTGAAAACCGGAAGTTGGGAGATTTTTTGA
- a CDS encoding heme ABC transporter ATP-binding protein, giving the protein MGDFLMDAFPLLKVSDLVAGYQDQKIIDGISFSIPNGCFLGIIGPNGSGKTTLFRVITGFLKPWEGEVLYQGKNTSRITAADLAKEIAVMPQGMESTFSFSVEELVAMGRFPHLGRLRKSGKRDRDVIRQVLELTDTEDFKDKKLFELSGGERQRVFLAQSLAQEPKLLLLDEPTAHLDIGHQIRILDVIKRLNRTEGMTVIVVLHDLNLASLYCDRLILLKDGSIFAEGSPSEVMTYETIEAVYETVVLVNENPVTKRPHVLLVSEEQP; this is encoded by the coding sequence TTGGGAGATTTTTTGATGGATGCCTTTCCCTTGCTTAAAGTCAGCGACCTGGTGGCCGGATACCAGGATCAAAAGATAATCGACGGCATATCCTTCAGCATACCCAACGGCTGTTTCCTGGGCATCATCGGCCCTAACGGCTCGGGGAAGACTACGCTCTTCCGGGTCATAACCGGATTTCTTAAACCATGGGAGGGTGAAGTCCTGTACCAAGGCAAAAACACGTCCAGGATAACTGCCGCGGATCTCGCCAAAGAGATAGCCGTCATGCCGCAGGGCATGGAAAGTACTTTCTCTTTCAGTGTGGAAGAGCTGGTCGCTATGGGTAGATTTCCTCATCTCGGACGCCTCCGGAAATCAGGCAAAAGAGATCGGGATGTGATCCGTCAGGTTCTGGAGCTGACGGATACGGAAGATTTCAAAGACAAGAAACTTTTTGAGCTTTCCGGCGGCGAAAGACAGCGCGTATTTCTCGCTCAGTCCCTGGCCCAGGAACCCAAACTTCTTCTTTTAGACGAGCCGACCGCTCACTTAGACATTGGTCATCAAATAAGAATTCTGGATGTCATAAAGAGGCTAAATCGCACGGAAGGTATGACCGTGATCGTCGTCCTCCACGACCTGAACCTGGCCAGCCTGTATTGCGACCGGCTGATCCTGCTTAAAGACGGCTCCATCTTCGCGGAAGGATCACCCTCCGAGGTTATGACTTACGAGACCATCGAGGCAGTATATGAAACCGTGGTTCTCGTTAACGAGAATCCGGTTACCAAAAGGCCCCACGTACTTCTGGTATCAGAGGAGCAACCATGA
- a CDS encoding diphthine--ammonia ligase gives MNVYHITSGQPHKKAAALWSGGKDSCLAWRLATEQGYEVATLVNFYSGERSRSHGLPTALICDQAKAAGMSIIQKEVKGNSYEEAFRNTLAELKEQGIENLICGDINLMEHRTWLERVAGESGISPVFPLWDRDTGELMAEFVRRRFEAIIVAARSDILGREWLGCPIDGDFRQKLEGLPYKIDPCGELGEFHTLVISGPGWPGRLNILETAPIEEDRHYFLNITRWEVVGR, from the coding sequence ATGAACGTCTATCATATTACATCGGGACAACCCCATAAGAAGGCCGCCGCCCTCTGGAGCGGAGGGAAAGACAGTTGTCTGGCCTGGCGGCTGGCCACGGAACAGGGTTATGAGGTGGCCACACTCGTCAATTTTTATAGCGGAGAACGATCCCGCTCGCACGGCCTGCCCACTGCACTGATCTGTGACCAAGCCAAGGCCGCCGGGATGTCCATAATTCAGAAAGAAGTTAAAGGAAACTCTTACGAGGAAGCCTTTCGGAACACGCTGGCCGAATTAAAAGAACAGGGCATCGAAAACCTTATATGCGGTGACATCAACCTTATGGAGCACAGGACGTGGCTGGAACGCGTAGCGGGAGAATCGGGGATTTCTCCGGTCTTTCCCCTCTGGGACAGGGATACCGGGGAACTTATGGCCGAGTTTGTAAGACGGAGATTTGAGGCCATCATCGTCGCCGCCCGCAGCGATATCCTGGGCAGGGAATGGCTGGGCTGTCCGATCGACGGCGATTTCAGGCAAAAACTTGAAGGCCTGCCGTATAAAATCGACCCCTGCGGAGAGTTGGGCGAGTTTCATACCCTCGTCATCTCCGGGCCGGGGTGGCCGGGTCGGCTGAATATACTGGAAACAGCGCCAATCGAGGAGGATAGACACTATTTCTTAAATATCACGAGATGGGAAGTTGTAGGGCGGTAG
- a CDS encoding type II toxin-antitoxin system HicB family antitoxin, translating to MKLHVIIEKDEAGYYVAEVPALPGCLSQGKTYEEAIANIKEAIEGWLEVMESKQSFDSTRLVEVAV from the coding sequence ATGAAACTGCATGTGATAATTGAAAAGGATGAAGCTGGTTACTATGTAGCCGAAGTTCCTGCACTTCCAGGATGTCTTTCCCAGGGGAAGACTTATGAAGAAGCCATTGCCAATATTAAGGAAGCCATTGAAGGGTGGCTTGAGGTGATGGAATCCAAACAGTCGTTTGATTCTACCAGACTTGTGGAAGTCGCCGTTTAA
- a CDS encoding type II toxin-antitoxin system HicA family toxin gives MGTDLKLCSGAEAVRKFQRAGWSAVRQKGSHVMMTKPGYQWTLSIPQHSELGPGLLRKLIRQAGLTIEEFNEI, from the coding sequence ATGGGTACAGATTTAAAACTCTGTTCAGGGGCCGAAGCAGTCCGAAAGTTTCAAAGAGCAGGTTGGTCTGCCGTCCGTCAAAAAGGCTCGCATGTAATGATGACAAAGCCCGGCTATCAGTGGACATTATCCATACCTCAACACAGTGAGCTTGGCCCTGGCTTGCTTCGTAAATTGATCCGCCAGGCAGGTCTTACAATAGAAGAATTCAATGAAATATAA
- a CDS encoding RHS repeat-associated core domain-containing protein, with the protein MAEADGANNITRYYIHGLGLVAMVTPSDQVYCYHFNATGSTVAMTDQSQNMVNKYAYDPFGKVLNQQEAISQPFKFVGQYGVMTEPNGFYYMRARYYDPNVGRFISEDPIGFEGGDVNLYAYVGNNPIVLIDPLGLCSVADRCASLTQYYVNQSGLNNLPQIAKTAGIVTAVGTGAAVATPAIQAATAAPAVKATYASGMAAAGTQYGQRVINKIIPDVLQPGPPSTPEAVLIQLGVDALKALRDLDFGKIWFDE; encoded by the coding sequence ATGGCCGAGGCAGATGGCGCAAACAACATCACCAGATACTACATCCACGGTCTTGGCTTGGTGGCCATGGTAACACCCTCAGACCAGGTCTATTGCTACCACTTCAACGCCACAGGCAGCACCGTAGCCATGACCGATCAGAGCCAGAACATGGTGAACAAATATGCCTACGATCCGTTTGGAAAAGTCTTGAACCAGCAGGAAGCCATATCCCAGCCCTTTAAGTTCGTGGGTCAGTACGGGGTCATGACCGAACCTAACGGCTTCTATTACATGCGTGCCAGGTACTATGACCCCAACGTAGGCCGGTTCATCTCCGAAGACCCGATAGGGTTTGAGGGCGGGGATGTGAACCTGTATGCCTATGTGGGGAATAATCCGATTGTATTGATTGATCCGCTGGGGTTGTGCAGTGTTGCCGACCGGTGTGCTTCTCTTACACAATACTATGTCAATCAGAGTGGCCTGAACAATCTGCCGCAGATTGCCAAGACTGCTGGGATAGTCACCGCTGTTGGTACAGGCGCTGCGGTCGCTACGCCGGCGATACAGGCCGCTACCGCTGCCCCAGCCGTAAAGGCAACTTATGCGAGCGGGATGGCTGCGGCGGGCACCCAATACGGGCAGAGAGTCATAAATAAGATAATACCCGATGTTTTGCAGCCTGGTCCACCATCAACTCCAGAGGCTGTCCTGATACAATTGGGTGTCGATGCATTGAAGGCGTTAAGAGATCTAGATTTCGGTAAGATCTGGTTTGACGAGTAG
- a CDS encoding RHS repeat-associated core domain-containing protein, whose translation MDRDNGFYPAVYSFFNKGFADSMEFRILVVGVYKDVCINQFCGQGIPRKVYSGQMPVSRYDRDERSELSEAGFSCLTLAALFFYFSKIRQSLLSRQVFQGVTFSKYLLFFSVFRLGQASFSPWSFFCKITKIKGVSQLDIAGNLLAEADGANNITRYYIHGLGLMAMVTPSDQVYCYHFNTTGSTVAMTDQSQNMVNKYAYDPFGKVTNQEGTISQPFKFVGQYGVMTEPNGFYYMRARYYDPNVGRFISEDPIGFEGGDVNLYNYVGANPVNRIDPLGLCAKTATAPTVNRNILLASNSNLPEAYVKYIEKPFSPYLVAGGLITSGTVTTGAGAITAGAGLVSTPVTGPAGVVVGAAGAVTAVGGLSQIAIGADIISDQLRHRFNLPKWFDLIPKFDFFPKH comes from the coding sequence TTGGACAGAGACAACGGTTTTTATCCTGCCGTTTACAGCTTTTTCAACAAGGGATTTGCAGACAGCATGGAATTTCGAATCCTCGTTGTTGGCGTATACAAGGATGTTTGTATCAATCAATTTTGTGGTCAAGGTATTCCCCGTAAAGTTTATTCCGGTCAAATGCCTGTTTCGCGATATGACCGAGATGAAAGGTCGGAATTGTCAGAGGCGGGGTTTTCTTGCTTAACCCTGGCGGCGCTTTTCTTTTATTTTTCAAAAATTCGGCAAAGTCTATTATCTCGTCAAGTTTTTCAGGGGGTAACTTTTTCAAAATATTTATTATTTTTTTCTGTTTTTCGGCTTGGACAGGCATCGTTCTCACCTTGGTCATTTTTTTGTAAGATTACCAAAATCAAAGGGGTTAGTCAATTAGATATAGCCGGGAACCTTTTGGCCGAGGCAGATGGCGCAAACAACATTACCAGATACTACATCCACGGTCTTGGACTTATGGCTATGGTGACACCATCAGATCAGGTCTATTGCTACCACTTCAATACCACAGGCAGCACGGTAGCCATGACCGATCAGAGCCAGAACATGGTGAACAAATATGCCTACGATCCGTTTGGCAAGGTCACAAATCAGGAAGGGACCATATCCCAGCCCTTCAAATTTGTGGGGCAGTACGGCGTCATGACCGAACCTAACGGCTTCTATTACATGCGTGCCAGGTACTATGACCCCAACGTAGGCCGGTTCATCTCCGAAGACCCGATTGGGTTTGAGGGTGGAGATGTGAATCTGTACAATTACGTCGGCGCCAATCCGGTGAACAGGATCGATCCGTTAGGGTTGTGTGCCAAAACGGCGACGGCACCTACAGTTAATAGAAATATACTTCTTGCTTCTAACAGTAATCTTCCAGAAGCATATGTAAAGTATATCGAAAAGCCTTTTTCACCATATCTCGTTGCGGGAGGCTTGATTACAAGCGGTACCGTAACCACTGGGGCTGGCGCGATAACAGCCGGAGCGGGGCTTGTAAGTACGCCTGTTACTGGACCTGCTGGAGTCGTAGTAGGTGCGGCTGGCGCAGTCACTGCCGTCGGAGGACTCAGCCAAATAGCAATAGGTGCTGACATAATTTCTGACCAATTAAGGCACCGATTTAATTTGCCTAAATGGTTTGATCTTATACCCAAGTTTGATTTTTTCCCAAAGCATTAG
- a CDS encoding PIN domain-containing protein — protein sequence MIDTNILVYANNEDSKFHAVCKSLVEKAVNGRIKTVVSVQNLMELYAVITDQRRVEHPLSPIKARQLIEFYKSSHIRVIVPLAQTVDTVTKLIEKHGPKSQSVFDYLLVATMLDNGVHGIYTANSEHFKHFDSIKVINPIS from the coding sequence TTGATTGATACAAACATCCTTGTATACGCCAACAACGAGGATTCGAAATTCCATGCTGTCTGCAAATCCCTTGTTGAAAAAGCTGTAAACGGCAGGATAAAAACCGTTGTCTCTGTCCAAAACCTCATGGAACTCTATGCCGTTATCACTGATCAAAGAAGGGTCGAACATCCTCTATCCCCGATAAAAGCAAGACAACTCATTGAATTTTATAAAAGTAGTCATATCCGGGTCATAGTCCCCCTGGCTCAAACTGTGGATACCGTAACCAAGCTCATCGAAAAACACGGTCCCAAGTCGCAGTCTGTCTTCGACTACCTTCTCGTAGCCACTATGCTGGATAACGGTGTCCATGGAATTTATACTGCCAACAGCGAACACTTTAAGCATTTCGATTCCATCAAAGTCATCAACCCGATCTCCTAA
- a CDS encoding RHS repeat-associated core domain-containing protein, whose product MAEADGANNITRYYIHGLGLMAMVTPSDEVYCYHFNAIGSTVAMTDQSQNIVNKYAYDPFGKVLNQQEAISQPFKFVGQYGVMTEPNGFYYMRARYYDPNVGRFISEDPIGFEGGDVNLYAYVGNNPIMLIDPLGVCSVADRCASLTQYYVNQSGLNNLPQIAKTAGIVTAVGIGAAVATPAIQAAVPAARTAYSGAMAAAGTPEGQRILRTISDVLTPGPPSTRGGQTTQVVIELLKWAIHMLGNHSEKRILDY is encoded by the coding sequence ATGGCCGAGGCAGATGGCGCAAACAACATTACCAGATACTACATCCACGGTCTTGGACTTATGGCTATGGTGACTCCATCAGATGAGGTCTATTGTTACCATTTCAATGCCATCGGCAGCACCGTAGCCATGACCGATCAGAGCCAGAACATAGTGAACAAATATGCCTACGATCCGTTTGGAAAAGTCTTGAACCAGCAGGAAGCCATATCCCAGCCCTTTAAGTTCGTGGGTCAGTACGGAGTCATGACCGAACCCAACGGCTTCTATTATATGCGGGCCAGATACTATGACCCCAACGTAGGCCGGTTCATCTCCGAAGACCCGATCGGGTTTGAAGGCGGGGATGTGAATCTGTATGCGTATGTGGGAAATAATCCGATTATGTTGATTGATCCGCTGGGAGTGTGCAGTGTTGCCGACCGGTGTGCTTCTCTTACACAATACTATGTCAATCAGAGTGGCCTGAACAATCTGCCGCAGATTGCCAAGACCGCTGGGATAGTCACCGCTGTTGGTATAGGCGCTGCGGTCGCTACGCCGGCGATACAGGCCGCTGTTCCAGCCGCTAGAACGGCGTATTCTGGAGCCATGGCTGCGGCCGGAACGCCAGAGGGTCAGAGAATTTTAAGGACGATTTCTGATGTTTTGACGCCAGGACCGCCGAGCACTCGTGGAGGGCAAACCACCCAAGTAGTAATAGAGCTATTAAAATGGGCAATACATATGTTGGGTAATCACAGTGAAAAACGTATATTAGATTATTAG
- a CDS encoding RHS repeat-associated core domain-containing protein gives MTEPNGFYYMRARYYDPNVGRFISEDPIGFEGGDVNLYAYVGNNPIMLIDPLGLCAKTATVPTVNRNTLLASNINLPEAYVEVEGPVQPYVVAGGLISSGIATTMAGGTTTVIGYGSIPVTGPAGFAVGTAGLVTTATGVGQVAVGLDIYVDQIRHNFNLPKWFDLIPQFDFFQKH, from the coding sequence ATGACCGAACCGAACGGCTTCTACTACATGCGGGCTAGGTACTATGACCCCAACGTAGGCCGGTTCATCTCCGAAGACCCGATCGGGTTTGAGGGCGGGGATGTGAATCTGTATGCGTATGTGGGAAATAATCCGATTATGTTGATTGATCCGCTGGGGCTGTGTGCTAAAACGGCGACGGTACCTACAGTTAATAGAAATACACTTCTTGCTTCTAACATTAATCTTCCGGAAGCATATGTAGAGGTGGAAGGACCAGTTCAACCATATGTTGTGGCAGGAGGATTAATTTCAAGTGGTATTGCGACTACAATGGCTGGGGGTACAACGACTGTTATAGGATATGGAAGTATACCAGTAACCGGGCCTGCTGGATTTGCAGTGGGCACTGCGGGACTAGTTACTACCGCAACTGGAGTTGGGCAAGTTGCCGTAGGGCTTGACATTTATGTTGACCAAATAAGACATAATTTTAACCTGCCTAAGTGGTTCGATCTTATACCCCAGTTCGATTTTTTCCAAAAGCACTAG
- the thiC gene encoding phosphomethylpyrimidine synthase ThiC translates to MATQVEQAKKKIITREMQELAGEEGVSPEYVCEMVAAGKIVIPANQNHLCKVVGIGKGLRTKINASIGTSTDIVDIAEEIEKARAAEEAGADTLMELSVGGDLDKIRREILRAVRLPVGNVPLYQAFCMAAEKYGDPNKLDEGMLFDLIERQCADGISFMAIHCGINLYTLERLEKQGYRYGGLVSKGGTSMVAWMVANKRENPLYAQFERLVNILKRYDVVLSLGNGLRAGAIHDSCDRAMITELVINCELAEIGRKMGCQTMVEGPGHVPLDEIEANIILQKKMSNEAPYYMLGPLPCDVAAGYDHIVAAIGAAQSARYGADLICYITPAEHLALPNKADVIEGVRVARVAAYIGDTIKHGARATKRDMEVSKARRDMDWEGQFRSMLFPEIARTIRKDRLPRDNATCTMCGEFCANKGASRIFAGTLRKSDKL, encoded by the coding sequence ATGGCAACACAGGTTGAACAGGCAAAAAAGAAGATCATTACCAGGGAGATGCAGGAACTAGCCGGCGAGGAAGGCGTCTCTCCAGAGTACGTCTGTGAGATGGTGGCCGCCGGAAAGATTGTTATCCCGGCCAATCAAAATCACCTCTGTAAGGTAGTAGGTATTGGAAAGGGCCTTCGTACCAAGATAAATGCCAGCATAGGGACCTCGACAGATATTGTCGATATTGCGGAAGAAATAGAAAAGGCCCGCGCCGCCGAAGAAGCCGGCGCCGATACCCTGATGGAACTCAGCGTGGGCGGGGATCTGGACAAGATCAGGAGGGAGATTTTGCGGGCCGTGCGCCTGCCGGTAGGAAACGTGCCCCTCTATCAGGCCTTTTGTATGGCCGCCGAGAAATATGGAGACCCGAACAAACTGGATGAGGGAATGCTCTTTGATCTGATCGAAAGACAGTGTGCGGACGGCATCTCCTTTATGGCCATCCACTGCGGCATTAACTTATACACCCTGGAACGGCTGGAAAAACAGGGGTATCGCTACGGGGGCCTGGTCTCCAAGGGCGGCACCTCCATGGTAGCCTGGATGGTAGCCAACAAGCGGGAGAACCCGCTTTATGCCCAATTTGAGCGCCTGGTAAATATCCTTAAAAGATACGACGTGGTCTTATCCCTTGGAAATGGTCTGCGGGCCGGGGCCATCCATGATTCATGTGACCGGGCCATGATTACGGAACTGGTCATTAATTGTGAGCTGGCCGAGATCGGACGAAAGATGGGCTGCCAGACTATGGTGGAAGGGCCGGGACATGTGCCGCTGGATGAGATAGAGGCAAACATAATCCTGCAAAAGAAGATGAGCAATGAAGCCCCCTATTACATGCTGGGGCCCCTCCCCTGCGATGTCGCCGCCGGCTATGATCATATAGTGGCGGCTATCGGGGCCGCCCAGTCTGCCCGCTATGGCGCTGACCTCATCTGTTACATTACCCCGGCCGAACACCTGGCCTTACCCAACAAGGCTGATGTAATTGAAGGAGTACGGGTGGCCAGGGTGGCTGCCTATATTGGTGACACCATTAAACATGGCGCGCGAGCAACAAAGCGGGATATGGAGGTCAGCAAGGCCAGGCGCGATATGGACTGGGAAGGCCAATTTCGCTCCATGCTGTTTCCGGAGATCGCCCGAACGATCCGGAAAGACCGTCTGCCCCGTGATAACGCTACATGTACCATGTGCGGAGAATTTTGCGCCAATAAAGGGGCAAGTCGAATCTTTGCCGGGACGTTGCGAAAAAGTGACAAATTGTAA